From a region of the Zingiber officinale cultivar Zhangliang chromosome 4B, Zo_v1.1, whole genome shotgun sequence genome:
- the LOC121977451 gene encoding expansin-like A1, whose protein sequence is MCEKFFTLSLLFLLLISSTSACDRCVHQSRAAYFSSASTVAAGACGYGSMAMGFNGGFVAAGSSVIHRGGIGCGACFQIRCKDTRVCTRGGVKVTLTDLNKNNDTGFILSSSAFRGMARNGMVQDLNKLGILDVEYKRIPCEYKNQNLSIRVEENSRRPNYLAIKFMYQGGQTDIVGVDVARVGSSNWQFMNRDHGPVWSTNQAPVGSLQFRLVVTSGYDGKWIWTRNAVLPMDWKTGSVYDLGVKVTEIAQEGCNPCHRQDWE, encoded by the exons ATGTGCGAAAAGTTCTTCACATtgtctcttctcttccttctcttgatctcctccacctCAGCTTGTGATAGATGCGTCCATCAGTCCAGGGCAGCTTACTTCTCCTCTGCCTCCACCGTCGCCG CCGGAGCTTGTGGGTATGGATCCATGGCGATGGGTTTCAATGGAGGATTTGTTGCAGCAGGAAGCTCGGTCATTCACAGAGGAGGAATCGGTTGTGGAGCTTGCTTCCAG ATAAGATGCAAGGATACAAGAGTATGCACACGTGGAGGAGTAAAAGTGACCTTGACAGACCTTAACAAGAACAATGACACTGGTTTCATTCTCAGCAGTTCTGCTTTCAGGGGCATGGCAAGAAATGGCATGGTGCAAGATCTCAACAAACTTGGCATTCTTGATGTGGAATACAAAAG GATTCCCTGCGAGTACAAGAACCAGAATCTATCAATCAGAGTGGAAGAAAACAGTAGAAGGCCGAACTACCTGGCCATCAAGTTCATGTATCAGGGAGGCCAAACTGACATAGTCGGAGTTGATGTAGCTCGG GTCGGGTCATCGAACTGGCAATTCATGAACCGAGATCATGGTCCAGTTTGGAGCACGAACCAAGCGCCAGTCGGATCGTTGCAATTCCGGCTAGTCGTGACCTCCGGCTACGATGGCAAATGGATCTGGACGCGGAATGCGGTCCTGCCGATGGACTGGAAAACTGGTTCAGTATATGACTTGGGGGTTAAGGTCACTGAGATTGCCCAAGAAGGGTGCAACCCTTGTCACAGACAAGACTGGGAATAG